A section of the Falco biarmicus isolate bFalBia1 chromosome 3, bFalBia1.pri, whole genome shotgun sequence genome encodes:
- the IRX4 gene encoding iroquois-class homeodomain protein IRX-4: MSYPQFGYPYSSAPQFLMSTNSLTTCCESSGRTLAETGAAASAQTPVYCPVYESRLLATARHELNSAAALGVYGGPYAGPQGYGNYVTYGTEAPAFYSLNSLEAKDGSGSAHAGIAPAAAYYPYDHTLSQYQYDRYGTMDGGTRRKNATRETTSTLKAWLQEHRKNPYPTKGEKIMLAIITKMTLTQVSTWFANARRRLKKENKMTWPPRNKCSDEKRPYEEEEEEEGSQEEAMKSGKAEEPTGKEEKELELSDLEDLDAAESESSECELRRPFPHPLPHPHPGGSHPPRAAEPPAKMPPPPAAAGEEEEEEVAAAERARSCLKTAAAECGPDLLGARQRGCESKMCFQQGQQLLEAKPRIWSLAHTATSLNQAEYPSCMLKRQGGSAAAAVSAPVSVIDRHQDSPVTNLRNWVDGVFHDPLFRHSTLNQALSNTTVSWATTKGAILETGALGRAVGNGANVLKGQLSNLAHHDSNKEFLAFPKSGSKMFCS; the protein is encoded by the exons ATGTCATATCCTCAGTTTGGCTACCCTTACTCCTCTGCACCCCAG TTCCTGATGAGCACCAACTCCCTGACGACCTGCTGCGAGTCCAGCGGACGGACGCTGGCTGAGACGGGGGCGGCCGCCTCCGCCCAGACCCCCGTCTATTGCCCGGTGTACGAGAGCCGCCTGCTCGCCACCGCCCGACACGAGCTCAACTCCGCCGCCGCCCTGGGGGTCTACGGCGGCCCCTACGCCGGGCCCCAGGGCTATGGAAACTACGTGACCTACGGCACCGAGGCCCCCGCCTTCTACTCCTTG AACAGTTTGGAGGCGAAGGACGGGAGCGGGTCTGCGCATGCGGGCATCGCCCCGGCGGCTGCCTACTACCCCTACGATCACACCCTCAGCCAGTACCAGTACGACAG GTACGGCACGATGGACGGTGGGACGCGGAGGAAAAACGCCACTCGGGAGACAACCAGCACGCTGAAGGCCTGGCTCCAGGAGCACCGCAAGAACCCCTACCCCACCAAGGGCGAGAAGATCATGCTGGCCATCATCACCAAGATGACCCTCACCCAGGTCTCCACCTGGTTCGCCAACGCCCGCCGGCGGCTCAAGAAGGAGAACAAGATGACCTGGCCGCCGCGGAACAAGTGCTCGGACGAGAAGCGGCCCTacgaggaagaggaggaggaggagggttcGCAGGAAGAGGCGATGAAGAGCGGGAAAGCCGAGG AGCCCACGggcaaggaggagaaggagctggagctcAGCGACCTGGAGGACTTGGACGCCGCCGAGTCGGAGAGCTCGGAGTGCGAGCTGAGGCGGCCCTTCCCGCACCCGCTCCCGCACCCGCACCCAGGCGGCAGCCACCCGCCGCGGGCCGCCGAGCCCCCAGCCAAGatgccgccgccgccggccgccgccggggaggaggaggaggaggaggtggcggcggcggagcgggcgCGGAGCTGCCTGAAGACGGCGGCGGCGGAGTGCGGCCCCGACCTGCTCGGCGCCCGGCAGCGCGGCTGCGAGTCCAAAATGTGCTTCcagcaggggcagcagctgctggaggcgAAGCCCAGGATCTGGTCCCTGGCGCACACCGCCACCTCCCTCAACCAGGCCGAGTACCCCTCCTGCATGCTGAAACGGCAGGGGGGctcggccgccgccgccgtctCCGCCCCGGTCAGTGTCATCGACAGGCACCAGGATTCGCCGGTCACCAACCTCAGGAACTGGGTGGACGGGGTGTTTCACGACCCCCTGTTCAGACACAGTACTTTGAACCAAGCCCTGAGCAACACGACAGTTTCCTGGGCTACCACCAAAGGAGCCATTCTGGAAACGGGCGCCTTGGGGCGCGCGGTGGGGAACGGCGCCAACGTGCTCAAGGGGCAGCTCTCAAACTTGGCCCACCATGACTCAAACAAAGAGTTTCTGGCGTTTCCCAAATCaggaagcaaaatgttttgttcctAA